Proteins from a genomic interval of Sphingobacterium sp. SYP-B4668:
- a CDS encoding IPT/TIG domain-containing protein, with amino-acid sequence MDTNKHSTSTTILSVGLLLLLFTVLSCKKDGSTQGQGEEYDPSKPVKLQIVYPDSGKYLEKVMLTGENFGTDPKQIRVWFNNRKAAVVGSTGTRMYVLAPRLPGDTCTISVAIGEDSLAYTQKFLYKTSVTVTTIAGNGSRNSYRDGDLTQSIVAPRYVCVDKEDNIFMINRVPDMYHVARIDEEANELITVARNVIANVPAADPETGTISFPTETTVGSYYTLDPKEFWGPRIREMRWPASGDRPDAGWKHSMVFNPTDGFLYTRYYHGHIVKINPRTYEVQTIYKTEQGDSYGLTFNPLNPNILYISFYGNSGVNANSICSIDVTDPENSFKKLSGSIAGGHRDGRLEVAQFRNPEQIFCDAQGNIFIADSGNHCIRRITPDNMVETVLGMPGTAGWKDGGKEEALFNNPSGIGISKDGSVYVADFNNNRVRKLSIN; translated from the coding sequence ATGGATACAAATAAGCATTCCACTAGTACGACAATCTTAAGCGTTGGATTGTTACTGCTTTTATTCACCGTTCTATCTTGCAAGAAAGACGGCAGTACACAGGGCCAAGGAGAGGAGTACGATCCGTCCAAACCTGTTAAATTACAAATTGTCTATCCAGACTCGGGGAAATACCTTGAAAAGGTAATGCTAACTGGAGAAAATTTTGGAACAGACCCTAAGCAAATTCGTGTTTGGTTTAATAACAGAAAAGCGGCTGTTGTTGGGTCTACCGGAACGAGGATGTACGTTTTAGCTCCTCGGCTCCCGGGCGATACCTGCACAATATCCGTAGCAATAGGCGAGGATTCTTTAGCTTATACTCAAAAGTTTTTGTACAAGACATCGGTAACTGTGACGACCATCGCCGGTAATGGTAGCCGCAACTCCTATCGTGATGGGGATCTCACCCAATCCATTGTTGCCCCTCGATATGTATGTGTAGATAAGGAAGACAATATTTTTATGATTAATCGGGTTCCCGATATGTATCATGTGGCCCGAATAGACGAAGAGGCAAATGAGTTGATAACGGTTGCTAGAAATGTTATTGCCAATGTGCCAGCTGCAGACCCAGAAACCGGCACAATCAGCTTTCCAACGGAGACTACAGTTGGATCTTATTATACCTTAGATCCGAAAGAGTTTTGGGGACCGCGAATTCGAGAAATGAGATGGCCGGCTTCAGGGGATCGCCCCGATGCAGGCTGGAAACACTCCATGGTTTTTAACCCTACCGACGGCTTTCTTTACACACGTTACTACCATGGTCATATTGTCAAGATAAATCCGAGGACATATGAAGTCCAAACAATCTACAAAACAGAACAAGGAGATAGTTATGGTTTGACTTTCAATCCGTTAAATCCCAATATTCTATACATCTCATTTTATGGCAACTCAGGTGTAAATGCAAATAGCATTTGTAGTATCGATGTTACTGACCCAGAGAATAGCTTTAAAAAATTAAGTGGATCGATAGCCGGTGGGCATCGAGATGGTAGATTGGAAGTAGCGCAGTTTAGAAATCCAGAACAAATCTTCTGCGATGCGCAAGGCAATATCTTTATTGCTGATTCTGGCAATCATTGTATTCGAAGAATAACGCCTGATAATATGGTAGAGACTGTGCTGGGGATGCCCGGTACAGCCGGTTGGAAAGACGGCGGAAAGGAGGAAGCACTCTTTAACAATCCCTCAGGAATTGGGATCAGTAAAGATGGCTCTGTGTATGTCGCCGACTTTAACAACAATCGAGTTAGAAAACTCTCAATTAACTAA
- a CDS encoding sialate O-acetylesterase: MKKDLILLISLMGFLVGSVVAQIDTTRFLIHGDWSMDSNGYLHSQRSPNFSNNLSSYFLDNPPIGNSIWDAISLSFRLEDSLQEENSFGCILNFSDESTYHFLSIGTRDHRTVLKLGKRQYGTIRVVEELEVMAPLVLNRDYQIKIYRAPGVDKEHWRPWKVEVVEVESQAVFLKWSVENLMPFFGKGNTGIYVNGPSIKFKNHMLLLSREQLKKKQLKPSSYFGDNMVIQRGKPIKVWGVGEPHQIVKVELGGNEERAITDENGLWLVTLGSLKKGRGLELKISSLTETVVYNNVDIGEVWLASGQSNMEMRAWQSDVLDSLSKSQDYDLSMLRHYKQQQWSSPVEENETGGKWYVGDSLEVAGWSAVALAFALNLEDKLDVPIAIITAHYGGTGIESWIPQDALNTSVYTRSYMERYKAYDLLLKKGEAIQVPWPQNWDVPGQSHAPGYLFNGMIAPLKNVSMKGVLWYQGESNCHRSSQYQYLLPMLVSTWRNYWQDSAMPFLWVQLAGFDGKVSGNELTDAWPLLRDIQRKVANEVTNTWCISAFDLGDIHDIHPRLKWEVGNRLSAAALRKVYRQTDIVFSGPDLKQVKYKGDKAIVFYKKGTDHLTNEKTFLQGFMVAGNDQKFYPAEARIHGQGVMVSSPLVPHIAAVRYGWENYPYLSKFFNKEGLPALPFRTDNWPIKDIYPY, from the coding sequence ATGAAGAAAGATCTAATTTTATTGATTTCTCTAATGGGATTTCTCGTTGGCAGCGTAGTTGCTCAGATTGATACGACTCGATTTCTTATTCATGGCGATTGGAGTATGGATAGCAATGGTTACTTACATAGCCAACGATCGCCCAACTTCTCCAACAACCTCTCCTCTTACTTTCTCGACAATCCCCCAATAGGCAATTCCATATGGGATGCCATATCCCTATCCTTTAGGCTAGAAGATTCCTTACAGGAAGAGAATAGCTTTGGGTGCATATTGAATTTCAGCGATGAGTCTACCTATCATTTTTTGTCAATCGGAACACGCGATCATCGTACAGTATTGAAATTAGGGAAAAGACAGTATGGTACGATTCGAGTAGTAGAAGAACTCGAGGTGATGGCACCGCTAGTATTAAATAGAGATTATCAAATTAAAATTTATCGAGCACCGGGAGTAGATAAAGAACATTGGAGGCCTTGGAAGGTAGAGGTTGTTGAGGTGGAAAGTCAAGCTGTTTTCTTGAAATGGAGCGTAGAGAATTTAATGCCTTTCTTTGGAAAGGGGAATACTGGCATATATGTAAATGGCCCATCGATCAAATTTAAAAATCACATGCTTCTGCTCAGTCGTGAGCAATTAAAAAAGAAACAGTTAAAACCATCCTCGTATTTTGGTGATAATATGGTCATCCAACGAGGAAAGCCCATTAAAGTCTGGGGAGTGGGAGAGCCGCACCAAATAGTCAAAGTCGAGTTGGGAGGAAACGAAGAGCGTGCAATTACAGATGAGAACGGATTGTGGTTAGTCACCCTAGGTTCCTTAAAAAAGGGCCGAGGACTGGAATTAAAGATTTCGTCTCTTACCGAGACAGTTGTGTACAATAACGTCGATATCGGCGAAGTATGGTTAGCATCTGGCCAATCCAATATGGAGATGAGAGCTTGGCAAAGTGACGTTCTGGACAGTTTGAGCAAAAGTCAGGATTATGACCTTTCCATGCTCAGGCATTATAAGCAGCAGCAATGGTCCTCTCCGGTTGAAGAGAACGAAACCGGAGGTAAGTGGTATGTAGGTGATTCTCTCGAAGTAGCTGGTTGGTCCGCAGTTGCCCTGGCGTTCGCCCTCAATCTAGAAGACAAATTAGATGTCCCGATAGCAATAATTACTGCGCATTATGGTGGTACCGGAATAGAAAGTTGGATTCCTCAAGATGCGTTGAATACATCCGTCTATACACGTTCCTATATGGAGCGTTATAAAGCGTATGATCTTTTGCTGAAAAAAGGAGAGGCAATACAGGTTCCTTGGCCCCAAAATTGGGATGTACCTGGTCAGTCGCATGCTCCTGGATATCTCTTTAATGGCATGATAGCCCCACTTAAAAATGTATCTATGAAGGGAGTATTGTGGTATCAAGGTGAAAGTAATTGCCACCGATCATCGCAGTATCAATATTTGCTACCCATGCTGGTCTCCACTTGGAGAAACTATTGGCAGGACAGCGCTATGCCTTTTTTGTGGGTACAACTTGCAGGTTTTGACGGAAAAGTAAGCGGTAATGAATTGACGGATGCATGGCCTCTTTTGCGTGATATACAAAGAAAAGTGGCTAATGAAGTGACAAATACTTGGTGTATATCTGCGTTTGATCTAGGTGATATACACGATATACATCCTAGGCTGAAGTGGGAAGTCGGCAATAGATTGTCAGCTGCAGCATTGCGTAAAGTATATCGTCAAACGGACATTGTCTTTTCGGGACCAGATTTAAAGCAGGTAAAGTATAAAGGGGATAAAGCGATTGTTTTCTATAAAAAAGGAACAGACCATTTGACAAACGAAAAGACCTTTCTGCAAGGATTTATGGTTGCCGGTAACGACCAAAAATTTTATCCTGCCGAAGCCCGAATACACGGGCAGGGAGTGATGGTATCCTCTCCTCTTGTTCCTCATATTGCCGCTGTAAGGTATGGGTGGGAAAATTACCCCTATCTATCCAAATTTTTCAACAAGGAAGGACTTCCTGCTCTTCCATTCCGAACGGACAATTGGCCTATTAAGGATATCTATCCATATTAA
- a CDS encoding SusC/RagA family TonB-linked outer membrane protein: MRQIVFILGVLLSVSTMLFAQEQKNFHIEGTVYDDAGEVVEGATIYLRDKISIGTTTNAKGKFSIRVSKGDMVVFKSVGYDAVEYLATEEKKDIQIRLIVKAQEIEEVMVVGLGQQRKISNVAAVTSVDVKDLQTPAVSIANLLGGRAAGVISLQSSGEPGKNISEFWVRGIGTFGANSSALVLIDGLEGNINSIDPADIESFSILKDASATAVYGVRGANGVVLITTKRGQAGKLSITGRGNFTLSHLTRLPNYLRARDYAALANEARVVRGESPIYSDVELDIIQDGTDRDMYPDVSWQNEVLRPNGFRQSYYASARGGAQVARYFLSLGGSNETAAYKYDKSSVYAANTGYKTYNYRANIDLELSPTSTLYFGTDGFLAVNNNPGVANTDLIWYAQSNLNPLLLPIKYSNGQLPATSTTGSLRSPLVMINHMGRRTSQEYRGKFTLALDQKLSFILDGLKIRAQGAYDLVSWFNESRLISPALFQAVGRDQEGELITIERVQAGTVSYGKGTDQYRKYHFESTLNYDKKIGDDHRTSALVYYYLSDQKKVSEGNNNLSAIPIRYQGVSSRLTYGYKDTYMVDVNFGYTGSENFQPGKQYGFFPSVAAGWVPSNYEFVKDHMPWISFLKFRGSYGSVGNDRITNDRRFPYLTMVNRYISSPWGSSALLEAVNEGVIGADNLQWEKAVKSNIGMEVNFFNDKLSFIVDFFNDQRNGIFMQRVQVPDYAGLVTMPFGNVGRMKSYGADGTGSFKQKLTDDMSFTVRGNFTFSKNNIQNWEEANPKYPYQEISGYPYGAIRGYQSIGLFKDWDDVDNSPAQFGKVMPGDIKYRDINGDGIVNTDDRVPLTHRTYPLLMYGFGGEFNYKKFTVGVLFKGTGKTDFFYAGNGIGTGYVPFFSGVNGNVLDIANDPTNRWIPREYAVANGMDPALAENPNARFPRLAYGYNENNAQLSDFWKGDARYLRLQEVNVNYNLKAPILQRLKISSIDLQFVANNLFLWDKVKLFDPELAYRNGEVYPIPTTYILQLYINL, translated from the coding sequence ATGAGACAAATAGTGTTTATATTGGGGGTACTGTTGTCAGTATCCACGATGCTTTTTGCCCAAGAGCAAAAGAACTTTCATATTGAGGGCACCGTTTATGACGATGCAGGAGAGGTTGTCGAAGGAGCTACTATATATCTTCGAGACAAGATTAGTATCGGAACAACAACCAATGCCAAAGGAAAATTTAGTATCAGAGTGTCAAAGGGGGATATGGTCGTGTTTAAGTCAGTGGGCTATGATGCGGTTGAGTACCTGGCTACGGAAGAGAAAAAGGACATTCAAATTAGACTCATTGTAAAAGCCCAAGAGATAGAGGAGGTAATGGTAGTCGGCCTTGGGCAGCAGCGCAAGATTTCAAATGTGGCAGCTGTAACCAGTGTCGATGTTAAGGATTTACAGACCCCAGCTGTCTCTATCGCAAATTTGTTGGGAGGGCGAGCAGCTGGGGTGATTTCCTTACAATCTAGTGGTGAACCAGGCAAAAATATATCCGAATTCTGGGTGAGAGGAATAGGTACATTTGGTGCAAATTCTAGTGCCTTGGTGTTGATCGATGGATTGGAAGGAAATATCAATTCAATAGACCCCGCCGATATCGAGAGTTTCTCCATCCTAAAAGATGCATCCGCTACTGCGGTCTATGGTGTCCGCGGAGCGAATGGCGTGGTATTGATTACCACCAAACGTGGACAAGCGGGTAAGCTTAGTATTACAGGGAGAGGTAATTTTACACTGTCTCATTTAACCAGGCTACCCAACTACCTTCGCGCTCGCGATTATGCAGCTTTGGCCAACGAGGCTAGAGTCGTACGAGGTGAATCTCCCATATATTCGGACGTGGAGTTGGATATCATTCAAGATGGGACTGATCGGGATATGTATCCCGATGTTAGCTGGCAAAATGAAGTATTGCGCCCAAATGGCTTTAGACAGAGTTACTATGCCAGTGCACGCGGGGGCGCCCAAGTGGCCCGCTATTTCCTCAGTCTTGGAGGAAGCAACGAAACTGCAGCCTATAAATATGATAAAAGTAGTGTATATGCTGCCAACACGGGATACAAAACATACAATTATCGTGCAAACATCGATTTGGAGCTATCCCCAACATCTACCCTTTACTTTGGAACAGATGGTTTTTTAGCGGTTAATAACAATCCAGGAGTGGCCAATACCGACTTGATATGGTATGCGCAGTCCAATCTAAACCCTTTACTGCTTCCCATAAAATATTCCAATGGACAACTTCCCGCTACATCAACTACGGGGTCCTTGAGATCGCCTTTGGTGATGATCAATCATATGGGACGCAGGACAAGTCAAGAATATAGAGGTAAGTTCACATTGGCATTGGATCAGAAGCTTTCGTTCATTTTAGATGGTCTGAAGATTCGCGCACAAGGAGCCTATGACTTGGTGAGTTGGTTTAATGAGAGCCGTTTAATATCTCCGGCATTGTTTCAAGCTGTTGGTCGTGATCAAGAAGGCGAGCTCATTACCATTGAACGTGTACAAGCAGGTACCGTGTCGTATGGAAAAGGTACAGACCAATATCGGAAATACCATTTTGAAAGTACCTTGAACTATGATAAGAAAATAGGGGATGACCATCGTACATCAGCATTGGTATACTACTATTTAAGTGATCAAAAGAAAGTAAGTGAGGGAAATAATAATTTGAGCGCCATTCCAATCCGTTACCAAGGAGTGTCAAGCCGATTGACCTATGGTTACAAGGATACTTATATGGTGGATGTAAACTTTGGATATACGGGCTCCGAGAATTTTCAACCGGGCAAGCAATACGGCTTTTTCCCATCGGTAGCTGCAGGGTGGGTTCCCTCCAATTATGAATTTGTCAAAGACCATATGCCGTGGATCAGCTTCCTTAAGTTTAGAGGTTCGTATGGGTCCGTTGGTAATGACCGCATTACCAACGATCGCAGATTCCCATACCTCACCATGGTGAATCGATATATTAGCAGTCCTTGGGGGTCTTCTGCTTTGTTGGAGGCTGTTAACGAGGGGGTTATTGGGGCTGATAACCTTCAGTGGGAAAAGGCCGTCAAATCTAATATCGGGATGGAAGTGAACTTTTTCAATGATAAGCTAAGCTTCATTGTGGATTTTTTTAACGATCAGCGCAACGGTATTTTTATGCAGCGGGTGCAGGTCCCTGACTATGCAGGTTTGGTGACCATGCCCTTTGGAAATGTGGGTCGGATGAAAAGTTACGGAGCAGATGGTACTGGGTCATTTAAGCAAAAGCTAACAGACGATATGAGTTTTACTGTACGCGGTAATTTCACTTTTTCGAAAAATAATATCCAGAATTGGGAAGAAGCTAACCCGAAGTATCCTTATCAAGAGATTTCGGGATATCCTTATGGTGCTATACGAGGCTATCAATCTATCGGGCTCTTCAAAGATTGGGATGATGTAGACAACAGTCCTGCACAGTTTGGTAAAGTAATGCCAGGAGATATCAAATATCGGGATATCAATGGCGATGGAATTGTCAATACCGATGATAGGGTGCCCCTAACTCATCGCACATATCCATTATTAATGTATGGATTTGGTGGTGAGTTTAACTACAAAAAATTCACGGTCGGCGTACTGTTTAAAGGAACTGGAAAGACGGATTTCTTCTATGCCGGTAATGGAATAGGAACAGGTTATGTCCCGTTTTTTAGCGGAGTCAATGGTAATGTGTTAGATATTGCGAACGATCCCACTAATCGATGGATACCTCGAGAGTATGCGGTTGCAAATGGTATGGATCCGGCACTAGCCGAAAATCCCAATGCACGCTTTCCTCGATTGGCATACGGGTACAATGAAAACAATGCACAATTGTCCGATTTTTGGAAAGGGGATGCTCGGTACCTTCGCCTTCAAGAGGTGAATGTTAATTATAATTTGAAGGCACCGATATTACAGCGATTGAAGATATCCTCTATCGACTTGCAGTTTGTCGCAAATAACCTGTTTTTATGGGACAAAGTGAAATTGTTCGATCCAGAATTGGCCTATAGGAATGGGGAAGTATATCCTATTCCAACTACCTATATTTTGCAACTCTACATTAATCTGTAA
- a CDS encoding RagB/SusD family nutrient uptake outer membrane protein translates to MNFYKKIIYVAILLMACSCNKQLDLPLDGRITMDEVFSDYNRTRGYLNSCYGHCPSPGAARASLSDESHDSEDIIAGNRYSNWYNGNVTPSNFGSVLTDGSPWTSLYQGIRKCNVFIENIPTSTAFASETTKAGWKAQAHTLRALYYLQLIKRYGAVPLLDKALPVGSDYGAMTRTSVSEIVKFIISDCREALAAPNEQDGFSWNIYDNQNGIMTRAIPYAIMSQAITYAVSPLFDDGTFTWAEATAINAEALGQLLDNDYKLFDVQPSAAVAENAYALYFLTNPNDQRSVDKETIYGLGSRQEVWRYVGLPSTPNQERAGHCPTQDLVDAYEMANGMAPILGYTDADRLQPIINTASGYDPEAPYSKRDPRFYASIFYNGAAKASREEGHEEYNLSLQMGTSNHMNIKEENGYFDIITTGGDPFVQTSALPSKMKGFPVVQLVFEYQSTTGIQSPELFFSPIAGGRSTTYPNIPVATNWTTHTIDIAASAARLGWGNKGDVLRFDFGGQANRDIRVRNLRVLETSSASSDVVQTFVGGADEISNSSRKNTRTGYYLRKYYNHSSTLNNVADGYTRLFRLAEVYLNFAESAYQSHGPEVKMQTGTRSMSARDAVNAVRTRAGMPGFPTGLSKEDFEKKYRNERRVELAYEEHRFFDVRRWKILAETDKFVTGVSIVKRQDGSFAYNRFKFSDRHSWDNKYLLYPIDKSEVDKMSKLNNQNWQNPGWLE, encoded by the coding sequence ATGAATTTTTATAAGAAGATTATCTATGTTGCCATTTTACTTATGGCATGTAGTTGCAATAAGCAATTAGACTTGCCGTTGGATGGAAGGATTACCATGGATGAGGTATTTAGCGATTACAACCGTACTCGAGGATATTTAAATTCATGTTATGGACACTGTCCATCACCAGGAGCTGCGAGAGCTTCATTATCAGACGAATCACATGACTCCGAAGATATTATTGCTGGAAATCGATACTCCAATTGGTATAATGGAAATGTAACACCCTCCAATTTTGGAAGTGTACTGACTGATGGAAGTCCATGGACAAGTCTATATCAGGGAATAAGGAAATGTAATGTTTTTATAGAGAATATTCCAACATCTACTGCCTTCGCTTCTGAAACCACGAAAGCTGGTTGGAAGGCACAAGCACACACCTTGCGCGCCTTGTATTATTTGCAATTGATTAAGCGATACGGTGCCGTGCCTTTACTGGATAAGGCGCTTCCAGTCGGGTCGGACTATGGAGCGATGACCCGTACATCAGTTTCGGAGATTGTAAAATTTATTATTTCAGATTGCAGAGAGGCACTCGCAGCCCCAAACGAGCAAGATGGTTTTTCTTGGAATATTTATGACAATCAAAATGGAATTATGACGAGAGCGATTCCATATGCCATCATGTCGCAAGCCATCACATATGCAGTAAGCCCATTATTTGATGATGGTACCTTTACTTGGGCCGAAGCAACAGCTATAAATGCAGAGGCTCTTGGTCAACTATTGGACAATGATTATAAACTTTTTGATGTCCAGCCCAGTGCCGCAGTCGCAGAAAATGCGTATGCACTTTATTTCCTTACCAATCCTAACGATCAGCGATCAGTAGATAAGGAAACGATTTATGGTTTGGGGAGTCGTCAGGAAGTTTGGAGATATGTCGGACTCCCTTCTACTCCCAACCAAGAAAGAGCTGGGCATTGTCCGACACAAGATTTGGTAGATGCCTACGAAATGGCAAACGGAATGGCTCCTATTTTGGGTTATACAGATGCTGATAGGCTTCAACCTATTATCAATACTGCATCTGGCTACGATCCTGAGGCGCCCTATAGCAAAAGGGATCCGAGATTTTATGCTTCCATATTTTACAATGGAGCGGCGAAGGCGTCTAGAGAAGAAGGTCATGAGGAATATAACCTTTCTTTACAAATGGGCACCAGTAACCACATGAACATTAAGGAGGAGAATGGCTACTTTGACATCATTACAACGGGAGGGGACCCTTTCGTACAGACTTCTGCTCTGCCCTCCAAAATGAAAGGTTTCCCAGTTGTTCAGCTCGTTTTTGAGTATCAGAGCACCACAGGCATCCAAAGTCCCGAATTGTTTTTTAGCCCAATTGCAGGGGGAAGGTCCACCACCTACCCGAATATTCCGGTGGCCACCAATTGGACTACACATACAATTGACATTGCTGCCAGTGCTGCCAGGTTAGGTTGGGGCAATAAAGGTGATGTGCTACGTTTCGATTTTGGTGGACAGGCAAATCGAGATATCCGTGTTAGAAATTTGAGAGTGTTGGAAACCTCTTCCGCATCATCCGATGTCGTACAGACATTTGTTGGCGGCGCTGATGAAATTTCCAATAGCAGTCGTAAAAATACCCGTACCGGATACTACCTTAGAAAATACTATAATCATAGCTCTACACTCAACAATGTTGCTGACGGTTATACTCGACTATTTCGTTTGGCCGAAGTCTATTTGAATTTTGCCGAGTCCGCCTATCAGTCGCATGGGCCAGAAGTCAAGATGCAAACAGGAACTAGGTCAATGAGCGCACGCGATGCCGTTAATGCGGTGCGGACGCGTGCAGGGATGCCTGGTTTTCCTACGGGGCTAAGCAAAGAGGACTTTGAAAAGAAGTATCGAAATGAGCGTAGAGTAGAATTAGCATACGAAGAACACCGTTTTTTTGATGTGCGCCGTTGGAAAATATTAGCTGAAACAGATAAGTTTGTTACAGGGGTGAGCATCGTGAAAAGGCAAGATGGTTCTTTTGCCTACAATAGATTTAAGTTTTCCGATCGCCATTCATGGGATAATAAATATTTACTGTATCCGATAGATAAAAGCGAGGTGGATAAGATGAGCAAGTTAAACAACCAGAATTGGCAAAACCCGGGATGGTTAGAATAG